GCCAGCCTTCCAGTCCACCAGGGTGATGGCTTCCTCGGGCAGCATGACCGGGATTTCGTCGCGAATGGGATAGACCATGCCCGTGGCCTCGCAGACCAGTCCATCTTCCTCGGGGGTGAGGGTCAGGGGCTGCTTGGAGACGGGGTCCACCAGGATATCCAGCAATTCCTTATTGAAAGCCATGGGCGTTCCTCCTGTGGGCCGGTGATGACACGCCAGCCCCGGCTTTGCAAGTCCCAACAGAAACGGCCAGGAGCGCAAAGTCTCCTGGCCGTTTAATTTCGTACGACAAGACAGCTTGTTAGAGCATCTTAACCTTGAAAAAGGGCATTGTGAGAAGGGAAACCTTTTGCAAAAGGTTCTCCCTCTCGCGCTCTCCCCTTNCTTTCTTTAGAAAGGTTTTCCCCCGAGAACTTCTTTCAAAGATAATCTGCCCTAGAAGCCGAAGCCGTCGCTGGACGCCCCAGAGGCGCCGAA
This sequence is a window from Megalodesulfovibrio gigas DSM 1382 = ATCC 19364. Protein-coding genes within it:
- a CDS encoding Trm112 family protein; the protein is MAFNKELLDILVDPVSKQPLTLTPEEDGLVCEATGMVYPIRDEIPVMLPEEAITLVDWKAGKRQAVSA